Part of the Anopheles gambiae chromosome 3, idAnoGambNW_F1_1, whole genome shotgun sequence genome is shown below.
AAATCAACATATCGCAATAAATGATTTACGCAATGGAGTATCtgcagccggtctcgtagtacagtcgtcagctcgtacgatttaacaacatgcccgtcatgggttcaatccccaaatagaccgcgccgtcatacgtaggactgttgtgactatcctgctatgggggggagtaatccaaaaagtcactgaaagccaagcccacaagtgggtacaggcaggccttgaccgacaccggttgttgagccaaagaagaagaagaagaagaataatggaGTATCTAAGGTCTACAAATAGAGGGTGAAGTATTTTAAGGATCTTTATTAGAGATCTaacaggggttttcaaatcactttcgaatgtgcacatcattatttacctccttcaagatgtttttcaacagctgtcaaatggtgcaCTTGCATCATAAAGGCCGAGatacattgtccgtactcgctagtgtaatttcgattgtCACTAGCGCAACTGGCGGCGGCTGATGGAAGATTTTCTTTGGTcttcgagggaatggtcgtgctggatctcaaatttaagtagttATTTTACCGTTTTTTTAAAGTGAAAATGGCCTCAAtatttgcacaacatatttattattattattattattattattattattattattttattttatttatctatcaattacacAGCATTTGCCAGCtcagtttaaataaaaaacatggagAAATAAcctattttctgaagcggctccaaattgtttgacaAAATGCTTTggccagccgccgccagatgcgctagtgacaatcgaaattacactagcgagtacggacaatatACCccggccttaaaatttgagtTAATGcattgaaatgtaaataaacactTTATCTGATGTTTCAAATTGAAATCATTTATCAATATAGAAGACATACGCGACTTTTagtacaacaataaaaaaacaatgttaatGAAAAAACTTACTTATCACTTGTTTTCGTCTACCTTCCTTTCAGATTTATGCAAAATGGTGTATTATTCTGGCCTTCCGTTGCTTATgacgcaacaacagcagcagcaacagcagcagcaacaacaacaacaacacggtCCAGACGGTACGATACTACAGTTAAGCTACAACGATGCAAACAGTACCGAACAGTACGTGGTGGCAGGGCAACCGTCTCGCCTCGGCGTCTCCCACCcttatcagcagcagcagccccaacaTCACACGATCAGCCTCACGAACGGGCTTACGATCAGCAACGGACCGCAGAGctgtagtagcagcagcagtagtagtagcggcAGTAGTTCCAGTAACGGCCAGCTGACGATTGTGTTGAATCCACCGGCGGCGGGTCAGCTCGTGAGCTTGGGTGGCTCCGCACTGCCCGGCACCTACACCGGTCCGATCTCACCGGCGGGAGACAGGGGCGCCTCCTCCTCACCGGAACAGTCCACGTACCACCCGGTGCAgagcggcggtggcggtgtcgGTGCTACGCCAGTCGGTTCCAAATTTCGCTGCGACCAGTGCAACATTAGCTTCGGTAGTAAGAGCGCCCACACCAGCCATATGAAATCTCATGCCAAACAGCAGCAGGCGAGCGAAAAGCTTACCGCCGCTGCCAAGCTGGGAGAAAGCACCATTACTGCGAGTGGGGGCAGTGGTGGTACCGGCTCGCCGGCCGGCCCACAGCCCGACCCGTACCAGTGCGACGTGTGCAAGAAGACGTTCGCGGTGCCGGCACGGTTGGTGCGGCACTACCGCACGCACACCGGCGAGCGGCCGTTCGAGTGCGAGTTCTGCCATAAGATGTTCAGCGTGAAGGAGAATCTGCAGGTGCACCGGCGGATCCACACGAAGGAGCGCCCGTACAAGTGTGAGATCTGTGGCCGAGCGTTCGAGCACAGCGGCAAGCTGCACCGGCACATGCGCATCCATACGGGCGAGCGGCCCCACAAGTGCAACGTGTGCGGGAAAACGTTCATCCAGTCCGGCCAGCTCGTCATACACATGCGAACACATACCGGTAagttaagatttttttttatttatttaaatgtagTAAACCGCTAAAGAAAAtatcgatggagacgcctggtcgtTTTCAATtgcgatggagacgcctagtaGCTTGTCGGTTGCTATGGAGACGCTTGGTGCTTTGTGTGTAGCTGGTTGGCTGCGTACTGCGCTGCGTACCAGCAAGGTAAAAAATGGCTGCGTGTACTGATCGTGTTTGCTTTTCCCGCTCCTCCGCTTGCTTACAGGTGAGAAGCCATACAAATGCCCGGTGGAGGGTTGCGGCAAGGGTTTTACGTGCAGCAAGCAGCTGAAGGTGCACTCCCGGACGCACACGGGCGAAAAGCCATACCATTGTGATATCTGCTTCCGGGACTTCGGCTACAACCACGTGCTGAAGCTGCACCGCGTGCAGCACTACGGGGCCAAGTGCTACAAGTGCACGATCTGCGACGAAACGTTCAAGAGCAAGAAGGAGATGGAGGCCCACATCAAGGGGCACGCGAACGAGCTGCCAGACGATGAggaggcagcggcggcggcggcggcatcgGATGCTGGAGGCGCCTGCAAGCTGGAGGACGTGTCCACCGCGGGCACGGAAGGTTCGATCAAGTTGTCGTCGTCAGCGCTGGAGGGTGGTGGTAGCGGTAGcaatagcaacagcagcagctccttcGACTATTCGTCCAGCATGAGCCACACCGAGGGAACGGAGCAGAGCGGCGGTCcgtcaagcgacgaaccttcgGGTCACTTTGCGATTAGGAAATCGGGTTCGTCTTCTCCATCCTTCGCTGTGGGAGCGAACGAAGCAGGTCAGCAGGTGGGTgccgacgaggaggaggaggaggaagatgaGGAGaacgatgaagaagaagacgaaacgACGGACGATGGTGATCGCAAACAAATGCCACGCTATGAGAGTATGGGACCGTCGTCGTTCGATCAATCGTTACAGCGCGCCTATGGTGGCGGTGTCGCACCGGCACTGCTTGCTGCGGCCTCCATTGCGGCGGCGGTGGAGAATGGCTGCACGGTGGTGAAGTACTGTCCGGAGCTGAAGCAGCAGCGCTCGATCTCCCCTGTGCAACCGTCGGCCCTGTCGATCACGCGCAACACTCCACCACCGTCCTCGGGTTCGTCGTCATCCTCATCGTCCTCTTCAACGTCCTCCGTTCTGTCGATGACACCGTCCGGGGGTACTTCCTCCACGCTGCTCGAACCGGCCGGGTCCAGTGCACCATCCGGGCCCAGTGCGGGACAGTTTGTGTACGAGCCGATGGCGATCATGAAGCACCACGGATACTTTGCACCGGCATCGCAGATTACCGAGTTCCGGTAAGTGGTTTTCCCAGGAGATTGATGTATTGCccccaaacaaaataaaattctaATTCTACTTTCGCTTCATTATAGCTCATCCAGTGACATTGTCCGGCAGGTGGAGGCGGCCATTGCGGGCACAGAGAACCTTCTCACACCGCCCCGCTCCTCGCCGGAGTCGCCCGATCGTTCCTCCTCGCCGGAATCCGATTCAGTATTAATGGCCGATCGGGACAACAACACGCTGCCGCCGCGCAAGCGAAAGCTCTACTTCAAGGACACCCAGCATACGGTGTCCGCCAGTCCAAAGATGGCGTCGCTGGAGGTTACTGCACCCCAGCATTATGGTGTTACGGTAGTGCAGCCGACGccgcagcaccatcagcaacaacaacctcCTCTCGATGCTCATTCCGGTCATCAACAGCTGTTCCAtcctcatcagcagcagcagcaggtacgGCAGCTGCattatcagcagcagcaacgaccaGAGGATGAACGCTCCATGAAGCAGGATGTGCTGCAGCACGTGTCCGCATGCCAGCGGCAACCATCGCCAACACTgcaagcaccagcagcaccagcaccaccacaacaaccgcaACAAACGTCAGCACCGTCCGTCATACGGATGAGCTCCGTCATTCAGTACGCAAACAAGTCCTCGTAGTGCGGCACTCATTGAGGTGGTTAGCAGTAGTAGTTcgagtagtggtagtagtagtagtagtagtagtagtagtactatTTATATTGTAGTTTGTCGCAAAATCGCCAACCGACCCGGATCGGTGTGAGAGCCGTAGTTATAAGTCAGCAACCAATAACCTCACGCgaataggctaagaagaaactGTGAATTCACATACACAACCtatatacactcacacacccacacacacatccatacaTCCAGTGTTTCAACTACAAACTCATCTTTAGTCGTACCGTACATACGTATATATAAACGTATATAAGGGGATACTTTCGTTGTATGGCCCCCGCTCGCCGCACCCACCAATGGCATGGGAAGGTGGCggcagcaagaagaagaagaagcagaagaagaagaagaagaagaagcaaacaaaacaagactGTCTCAGGTTTAGTAAtggggagagagggagggaggtaGGGATGGGGAGGGTCCCAATAACCCATCCAAACTGGGGAAGGTTAATTTATAAAAGCGGTAACAAAATAATGCATCATTTTATGTGTAGTAATTTCATCATTCACTGTAATCACTAATCACCAGGCAATAACAGCACAGTCTCAGGAGTTGGTTGggagttattttttatttttactcagAGGGCGAAGAGTAAGTGTATCCAATTGGAAAATTAAACCCAGTGCAGATACATAGATTCCCATTGGGAAAAGACGGCAAGGAGAGAAGTGGTTGGTTTGAGGACAGTGGGCAAAGGAAGTTTGAAGGAATCGTTAAAGACTGTTGATCATTgtcaaatgtgtgtgtgagagagaaagagatagtttttggttgttgtaaaGACTGGGCGTGTAATAATGCTGtgttgtgggtgtgtgtaatAAGCGAAAGACTAAGGATGCAAATCATCAGCCTGattaaaagaggaaaaaaaggaaatagaaCAACAACCCAACAACGTCGTTCTTGTGCAGTTTAGATAAAtatactaccaccaccaccaccacagcatACACAATTATACAATCCCTTCTCCCTACAAGTGTAAGCACATCCTTCCTACGCTATGGTATATGTTACGCGTATATGTATATTCCGCTTCGAAAACGGTGGCCATTTCTGAGACGAAAGACGAAAAGACTAGCCAgcagagaaggagagagagcgaaggaGATAGATAGTAATAGTAAGGTGCAGCGCTTAATTAGGAACGGTTCGAGTGCGTGTCCGTGTTTGTATGTACGAGTTACGAGTGTGATTGAGGTGGGATTGAGTGGAGTACGAGTGGAGCGCGCGTACTGAGGGTAGCATACAATAGGATAGGAatataatgaaagaaaaaacccGTAAACAGAATAGACTGGATGATTTCCCAAATTTGAAGCAACCGTTAAATCTTTTAGAACTCGTAAGAAGGGGCAAAGagtaaaggggggggggggggggaggggggtgtaAACGAATACGCAGaaggagagagacagagcgcGTGTGAAACGGAACTGAAAATGCAAGGAACCAATGCTtggaggaagaaaaaggaaaacagaaaaaacgaTCACTCTAAAATTAAGCGCGGGTGGGAGAATGGAGTGTTGCATTTACTTTTGAGCCAAAACCCCTCGCCAGTGATGAGAAACAatagaggggagggggggggggtagagcTTTCATTGCCCTTTTTGTTTAAGGGATCTCTCTAGCCAAGCActgtgcttcttcttcctcaAAAGTTATCTTTAAGCTTACGCCAATCTTTAAGTACGCCAAACGTCCCTGAGCAGTAGTAGAGGGAGAGCAAACAACATCACGATATCTTTGGAGTTGATTCAATATACAatacaaaaccacaacaaATATCTcgaattcctttttttgtttgtttttttttgttttttagctGTTCCTTGTTTAATGTCCCCACTGTTCTACTATTAaagcttgctgctgctgctcctgcacACTCTTCCCATGGTTTTGTCAGTGCAGTGATAGAgcgttgttatttgtttggcTGCTTTTTATTACCACCTCTCGCCACTGATCCGTTGCAGTACTTGGTTTTggctttattaaaaaaaacaaacgaaatgtTCATCAATCAGTTCCTTaggatgcaaaacaaaaacataaaagaacTAGTtgttaataataatgatgcATGCATGCTTGTTTTTaggttggtttttgttgttgtacatGTTTTGCGCTTCACTGCTCGC
Proteins encoded:
- the LOC1279046 gene encoding Krueppel homolog 1, with amino-acid sequence MKKGVETAAATKAVAAAAAAAAAASLAENVDLWAQQDWIKTILSKSGTEMKELPAEDLCKMVYYSGLPLLMTQQQQQQQQQQQQQQHGPDGTILQLSYNDANSTEQYVVAGQPSRLGVSHPYQQQQPQHHTISLTNGLTISNGPQSCSSSSSSSSGSSSSNGQLTIVLNPPAAGQLVSLGGSALPGTYTGPISPAGDRGASSSPEQSTYHPVQSGGGGVGATPVGSKFRCDQCNISFGSKSAHTSHMKSHAKQQQASEKLTAAAKLGESTITASGGSGGTGSPAGPQPDPYQCDVCKKTFAVPARLVRHYRTHTGERPFECEFCHKMFSVKENLQVHRRIHTKERPYKCEICGRAFEHSGKLHRHMRIHTGERPHKCNVCGKTFIQSGQLVIHMRTHTGEKPYKCPVEGCGKGFTCSKQLKVHSRTHTGEKPYHCDICFRDFGYNHVLKLHRVQHYGAKCYKCTICDETFKSKKEMEAHIKGHANELPDDEEAAAAAAASDAGGACKLEDVSTAGTEGSIKLSSSALEGGGSGSNSNSSSSFDYSSSMSHTEGTEQSGGPSSDEPSGHFAIRKSGSSSPSFAVGANEAGQQVGADEEEEEEDEENDEEEDETTDDGDRKQMPRYESMGPSSFDQSLQRAYGGGVAPALLAAASIAAAVENGCTVVKYCPELKQQRSISPVQPSALSITRNTPPPSSGSSSSSSSSSTSSVLSMTPSGGTSSTLLEPAGSSAPSGPSAGQFVYEPMAIMKHHGYFAPASQITEFRSSSDIVRQVEAAIAGTENLLTPPRSSPESPDRSSSPESDSVLMADRDNNTLPPRKRKLYFKDTQHTVSASPKMASLEVTAPQHYGVTVVQPTPQHHQQQQPPLDAHSGHQQLFHPHQQQQQVRQLHYQQQQRPEDERSMKQDVLQHVSACQRQPSPTLQAPAAPAPPQQPQQTSAPSVIRMSSVIQYANKSS